The proteins below come from a single Sander vitreus isolate 19-12246 chromosome 15, sanVit1, whole genome shotgun sequence genomic window:
- the wipi1 gene encoding WD repeat domain phosphoinositide-interacting protein 1 isoform X1: METGEGAGGPGGPDGPDGPGGPDGPGLQFGCASFNQDSTSLALGTKTGYKLFSLTMVEKLDCIHESETPDVYIVERLFSSSLVVVVSTTMPQRMNIYHFKKGTEICNYSYPNNILAVKLNRQRLVVCLEESIYIHNIKDMKLLKTLLNTPSNPSGLCALSINHSNSYLAYPGSATIGEIIVYDANNLNTVTMIPAHDSPLAALTFNASATKLASASERGTVIRVFSIPEGLRLFEFRRGMKRYVNISSLSFSPDGQFLCASSNTETVHIFKLEQLGLSGGDEAATWTAYMGKMFSAASSYLPAQVSGMMSQDRAFATVHLVTSGQRNVCTLAMIQKLPRVLVATADGQLFIYNVDPLDGGECMLAHKHRLFGIDEDQGEGTESEGSEVTGTAQACPSYAATAALPASGPVTATLTGYSEDGGAKKGEVIPEHEFAAGPVCLDDENEFPPINWCRDGTGGGQARRS; encoded by the exons ATGGAGACCGGAGAGGGTGCCGGTGGACCTGGCGGGCCGGACGGCCCGGACGGACCTGGCGGGCCGGACGGACCGGGGCTCCAGTTTGGCTGCGCCTCTTTCAACCAAGACTCCAC gtcACTGGCTTTGGGAACAAAGACAGGCTACAAGCTGTTTTCTCTGACCATGGTGGAAAAACTGGACTGTATCCATGAGAGTG AGACTCCAGATGTCTACATTGTGGAACGTCTGTTCTCCAGCAGTCTGGTAGTCGTGGTAAGCACCACCATGCCGCAGCGAATGAACATCTACCACTTCAAGAAGGGGACGGAGATCTGTAACTACAGTTATCCCAACAACATCTTGGCTGTTAAGCTCAACAGACAG AGGCTCGTGGTGTGCCTTGAAGAGTCCATTTATATCCACAACATCAAAGACATGAAGCTCCTCAAGACTCTGCTCAACACTCCGTCCAACCCCTCAG GTCTCTGTGCTCTTTCTATCAACCATTCCAACTCCTACCTGGCGTACCCCGGCAGTGCCACCATTGGGGAGATCATAGTGTATGATGCCAACAATTTG aaCACAGTGACCATGATCCCGGCTCATGACAGTCCTCTGGCAGCTCTCACCTTCAACGCCTCGGCCACCAAACTTGCCAGTGCCTCAGAGAGG GGCACCGTCATCCGGGTCTTTTCCATCCCCGAGGGCCTGCGTTTGTTTGAGTTCCGCCGGGGCATGAAGAG gtatgtCAATATAAGCTCTTTATCCTTCAGCCCTGATGGCCAGTTCCTCTGTGCGTCCAGCAACACAGAGACTGTGCATATCTTTAAACTAGAGCAACTGGGActaag TGGAGGGGATGAGGCTGCCACCTGGACAGCCTACATGGGGAAGATGTTCTCCGCAGCCAGCAGCTACCTCCCTGCTCAGGTGTCTGGCATGATGAGCCAGGACCGGGCGTTTGCCACTGTTCACCTCGTCACATCGGGCCAGAGGAACGTCTGCACCCTAGCTAT GATCCAAAAGCTTCCACGGGTCCTGGTGGCCACAGCTGACGGCCAGCTGTTCATCTACAACGTGGATCCACTGGATGGAGGAGAGTGCATGTTAGCCCACAAACACAG GCTTTTTGGTATTGATGAAGACCAGGGCGAGGGAACAGAGTCGgaagggtcagaggtcacaggGACAGCGCAGGCTTGTCCATCCTacgctgcgaccgctgccttaCCAGCCTCTGGTCCTGTCACTGCAACCCTCACTG GCTACTCTGAAGATGGCGGGGCAAAGAAAGGCGAAGTCATTCCAGAACACGAGTTCGCTGCAGGCCCTGTGTGTCTGGACGACGAGAACGAGTTTCCTCCT
- the wipi1 gene encoding WD repeat domain phosphoinositide-interacting protein 1 isoform X2 has translation METGEGAGGPGGPDGPDGPGGPDGPGLQFGCASFNQDSTSLALGTKTGYKLFSLTMVEKLDCIHESAETPDVYIVERLFSSSLVVVVSTTMPQRMNIYHFKKGTEICNYSYPNNILAVKLNRQRLVVCLEESIYIHNIKDMKLLKTLLNTPSNPSGLCALSINHSNSYLAYPGSATIGEIIVYDANNLNTVTMIPAHDSPLAALTFNASATKLASASERGTVIRVFSIPEGLRLFEFRRGMKRYVNISSLSFSPDGQFLCASSNTETVHIFKLEQLGLSGGDEAATWTAYMGKMFSAASSYLPAQVSGMMSQDRAFATVHLVTSGQRNVCTLAMIQKLPRVLVATADGQLFIYNVDPLDGGECMLAHKHRLFGIDEDQGEGTESEGSEVTGTAQACPSYAATAALPASGPVTATLTGYSEDGGAKKGEVIPEHEFAAGPVCLDDENEFPPINWCRDGTGGGQARRS, from the exons ATGGAGACCGGAGAGGGTGCCGGTGGACCTGGCGGGCCGGACGGCCCGGACGGACCTGGCGGGCCGGACGGACCGGGGCTCCAGTTTGGCTGCGCCTCTTTCAACCAAGACTCCAC gtcACTGGCTTTGGGAACAAAGACAGGCTACAAGCTGTTTTCTCTGACCATGGTGGAAAAACTGGACTGTATCCATGAGAGTG CAGAGACTCCAGATGTCTACATTGTGGAACGTCTGTTCTCCAGCAGTCTGGTAGTCGTGGTAAGCACCACCATGCCGCAGCGAATGAACATCTACCACTTCAAGAAGGGGACGGAGATCTGTAACTACAGTTATCCCAACAACATCTTGGCTGTTAAGCTCAACAGACAG AGGCTCGTGGTGTGCCTTGAAGAGTCCATTTATATCCACAACATCAAAGACATGAAGCTCCTCAAGACTCTGCTCAACACTCCGTCCAACCCCTCAG GTCTCTGTGCTCTTTCTATCAACCATTCCAACTCCTACCTGGCGTACCCCGGCAGTGCCACCATTGGGGAGATCATAGTGTATGATGCCAACAATTTG aaCACAGTGACCATGATCCCGGCTCATGACAGTCCTCTGGCAGCTCTCACCTTCAACGCCTCGGCCACCAAACTTGCCAGTGCCTCAGAGAGG GGCACCGTCATCCGGGTCTTTTCCATCCCCGAGGGCCTGCGTTTGTTTGAGTTCCGCCGGGGCATGAAGAG gtatgtCAATATAAGCTCTTTATCCTTCAGCCCTGATGGCCAGTTCCTCTGTGCGTCCAGCAACACAGAGACTGTGCATATCTTTAAACTAGAGCAACTGGGActaag TGGAGGGGATGAGGCTGCCACCTGGACAGCCTACATGGGGAAGATGTTCTCCGCAGCCAGCAGCTACCTCCCTGCTCAGGTGTCTGGCATGATGAGCCAGGACCGGGCGTTTGCCACTGTTCACCTCGTCACATCGGGCCAGAGGAACGTCTGCACCCTAGCTAT GATCCAAAAGCTTCCACGGGTCCTGGTGGCCACAGCTGACGGCCAGCTGTTCATCTACAACGTGGATCCACTGGATGGAGGAGAGTGCATGTTAGCCCACAAACACAG GCTTTTTGGTATTGATGAAGACCAGGGCGAGGGAACAGAGTCGgaagggtcagaggtcacaggGACAGCGCAGGCTTGTCCATCCTacgctgcgaccgctgccttaCCAGCCTCTGGTCCTGTCACTGCAACCCTCACTG GCTACTCTGAAGATGGCGGGGCAAAGAAAGGCGAAGTCATTCCAGAACACGAGTTCGCTGCAGGCCCTGTGTGTCTGGACGACGAGAACGAGTTTCCTCCT